A single window of Anaerocolumna chitinilytica DNA harbors:
- a CDS encoding ABC transporter ATP-binding protein encodes MADIITLRNINKIYGTLVKTQVLYDVNLSFEKGTFNSIIGASGSGKSTLLNIMGTLDRPTEGEVILDGRKTCNMKKNELAELRNQTIGFIFQFHYLLPEFTALENVLMPSRILNTNPSREEKERAQNLMELMGLSKVRDNLAVNMSGGQQQRTAIARALMNNPGIILADEPTGNLDSESAENIYQLMRKINEDFRTTFVVITHDRKIAEKADRIVEIRDGRISDAG; translated from the coding sequence ATGGCTGATATCATTACTTTAAGAAATATTAACAAGATATATGGTACTTTAGTAAAGACCCAGGTACTCTATGATGTTAACCTTTCCTTTGAAAAAGGTACCTTCAACTCCATTATCGGTGCATCAGGAAGCGGAAAGAGTACACTATTAAATATCATGGGAACTCTTGACAGACCGACGGAAGGGGAGGTAATTCTAGACGGAAGAAAAACCTGCAACATGAAGAAAAATGAGCTTGCAGAGTTAAGAAATCAAACCATCGGGTTTATCTTTCAATTCCATTATCTGCTACCGGAATTTACAGCTCTTGAAAATGTATTAATGCCAAGCCGGATACTGAATACAAACCCTTCCAGGGAAGAGAAGGAAAGGGCTCAGAATCTTATGGAGCTTATGGGGCTTTCAAAGGTAAGAGATAATCTTGCTGTAAACATGTCTGGCGGACAACAGCAGCGGACTGCTATAGCCAGAGCTCTTATGAATAATCCCGGAATAATCCTTGCAGATGAACCAACAGGAAATCTTGATTCTGAGTCTGCGGAAAATATTTATCAGCTTATGAGAAAAATAAATGAAGACTTTAGAACAACCTTTGTAGTTATAACCCATGACAGGAAAATAGCAGAAAAGGCCGACAGAATTGTGGAGATAAGGGATGGAAGAATCAGCGATGCAGGATAA
- a CDS encoding ABC transporter permease, translated as MKLAFKIAIRFLKSGKGQTLLIILGIAVGVSVQIFIGSLIQGLQKSLIDKTIGNSPQITVTSNTDDQTIKDYSTIIKELSELKKEITGISAAVDGPALISENNKNYSVLIRGLDLENADKIYRVNEKIYEGSKPTGDNEILLGRELKEELGVSLGDTVKVLTDSGQINELTITGFYDLKVSSINKSWMITTLKTAQNIFSLNSKVTGIEMQVKDVFKADTIAKEIDSKLGSNFKTENWKEQNAELLSGLNGQSISSIMIQVFVMIAVLLGIASVLAITVIQKSRQLGILKAMGIKDRTASLIFLFEGLLLGAAGAILGITFGFLLGYLFTKFALNPDGTPVVELYINAGFIGISAVVAVLASTLASLVPARRSSKLNPIEVIKNG; from the coding sequence ATGAAGTTGGCATTTAAAATTGCAATCCGCTTCTTGAAATCAGGGAAGGGTCAAACCTTGTTAATCATACTTGGGATTGCAGTAGGCGTTTCCGTACAGATTTTTATAGGCTCCTTAATTCAGGGACTTCAAAAGAGTCTGATTGATAAAACAATCGGAAATTCGCCTCAGATAACGGTTACCTCAAATACAGACGACCAGACAATCAAAGATTACAGCACAATTATCAAAGAACTGTCAGAACTTAAGAAAGAGATTACAGGAATTTCGGCAGCGGTTGACGGACCTGCTCTTATCAGCGAAAACAATAAAAACTACTCAGTACTTATAAGAGGACTGGATCTTGAGAATGCAGATAAAATTTACCGGGTGAATGAGAAAATATACGAAGGAAGCAAGCCCACAGGAGATAATGAAATTCTCTTAGGCCGTGAACTTAAGGAGGAGCTTGGTGTGAGTCTGGGTGATACTGTGAAGGTACTTACGGATTCGGGTCAGATAAATGAACTTACGATAACAGGGTTTTATGACCTTAAGGTGTCATCTATTAACAAATCATGGATGATTACGACTCTTAAGACAGCTCAGAACATATTTTCACTAAATAGTAAGGTAACCGGAATTGAAATGCAGGTAAAAGATGTTTTTAAAGCAGACACGATTGCTAAGGAGATAGATTCCAAGCTTGGCAGTAACTTTAAGACAGAAAATTGGAAGGAACAAAACGCTGAGCTTTTAAGCGGACTTAACGGACAGAGCATTTCCAGCATTATGATTCAGGTCTTTGTAATGATTGCGGTGTTACTTGGTATTGCAAGTGTGCTTGCGATTACTGTGATTCAAAAATCCAGACAGCTTGGAATCTTAAAGGCAATGGGTATTAAAGACAGAACAGCAAGCCTTATATTTCTTTTTGAAGGCCTTCTACTTGGAGCAGCAGGAGCAATTCTTGGAATTACTTTCGGATTTTTACTGGGCTATCTGTTTACCAAATTCGCGCTGAACCCAGATGGAACCCCTGTGGTGGAACTTTATATTAATGCTGGTTTCATAGGGATTTCCGCTGTTGTTGCAGTTCTTGCCTCGACCCTTGCTTCTCTTGTTCCTGCAAGACGTTCCTCAAAACTTAATCCAATCGAGGTGATCAAAAATGGCTGA
- a CDS encoding cobalamin-dependent protein (Presence of a B(12) (cobalamin)-binding domain implies dependence on cobalamin itself, in one of its several forms, or in some unusual lineages, dependence on a cobalamin-like analog.), with protein MNTDFSARLKSIRSAKGITQKDLAVLLGVGQTTVANYERGIRLPDTDKLSKIASLFGVTIDYLLGRNEIITHNTGDDSVRSGFSSQADSLRLLMKLFLEGDQKSAKELLRNLQKSGVTIRELYFQILGEAMKEVGALWEKGSLDIWKEHYISETVMDLMRELKDREKKNNTSPHRLLALTPGPELHSIGLRMITDILELEGWDITYIGTNVPAQSIIKAVEEKNPHIIAFSVTMPSHIDSARNTILAIKNYFGNHAPKIIVGGTAFINSSDVCAETGADYYGVSLEDIEKIAEMKAL; from the coding sequence ATGAATACCGATTTTTCTGCCCGATTAAAATCCATTCGTTCAGCAAAGGGAATTACACAAAAAGATTTAGCAGTTCTTCTTGGGGTGGGACAGACAACCGTTGCAAATTATGAACGAGGAATCCGGCTCCCCGATACAGATAAACTGTCCAAAATTGCAAGCTTGTTCGGTGTTACAATAGATTACCTTTTAGGCAGAAATGAAATAATCACTCATAATACAGGCGATGATTCCGTTAGAAGTGGCTTTTCCTCTCAAGCGGATAGTCTCCGTTTACTGATGAAACTCTTTCTAGAGGGAGACCAAAAAAGTGCAAAAGAACTGTTAAGAAATCTCCAAAAAAGTGGAGTTACTATTAGAGAGCTTTATTTTCAGATTCTTGGAGAGGCGATGAAGGAAGTTGGAGCACTTTGGGAGAAAGGCAGTCTGGATATATGGAAAGAACATTATATCTCAGAGACTGTTATGGATTTGATGCGGGAGCTTAAAGACAGAGAGAAAAAAAACAATACCAGCCCTCACCGTTTACTTGCTCTGACACCTGGTCCTGAACTTCACAGTATAGGACTTAGAATGATAACAGATATTCTGGAACTGGAGGGCTGGGATATAACCTATATTGGCACTAATGTACCTGCTCAAAGCATAATAAAAGCTGTTGAAGAAAAGAATCCCCATATCATTGCATTTTCTGTCACAATGCCTAGTCATATAGATTCTGCTAGAAATACTATACTGGCAATAAAAAATTATTTCGGCAATCATGCACCTAAAATAATCGTCGGCGGTACTGCCTTCATAAATTCCAGTGATGTCTGCGCTGAAACCGGCGCTGACTATTATGGCGTAAGTCTTGAAGATATTGAAAAGATAGCAGAAATGAAAGCATTATAA
- a CDS encoding family 43 glycosylhydrolase yields MQSDILQSKILIYTRQPYLDYTTSLSNSIHFAYCEDNGGFKPLNGNYGILFADADINEKNVIQEKGLINPCLFATPDGTFGITAIRVASEGREDAESKGQILLWTSKDLISFQCHGLITLKEKIFVREQQCRYNHVKEAYEIRWRGEDGTCYRNYLTNLSDTSSISAAALTEPFVIEYPKTSLERIIPGNVLEVELSVGRAFYNRWELLHNVEMKVPERVLVSSKEQLESITATAVYSDGSAAEKKVNWNCGTVDFSVPGTYCVSGEVVQETYPFPIASGYADPVILNWNEKYYYLATNDNRDDIGMFVREGNSIAELFAPGFTEAVILDVDEEKDFIQTFWAPEFHLIGGELYILFAVGGKVWAPQCHMMKLKKGGNIMRREDWEEPIRVRRGDGSFLAEDGITLDMTYFKADGVSCLVWSYRHGIGTPLDTGSMLYIAVVDEKNPSVLISEPVLLTRPLYGWENIQGTINNEGPYSLVTEDTVYITYSAGSASRYTYALGLLSIPRGSNYLDAGAWLKATTPVLSYYTAGGVYGPGHNSFYKNANSNLMILYHGVSGVDNPGPRSTAMHRVHWNKSGIPVFNLSEERDVAPGLKRVETEIIVSL; encoded by the coding sequence ATGCAGAGCGATATACTTCAAAGTAAAATACTTATATATACCAGACAACCCTATCTGGATTATACCACTTCCTTAAGTAACAGCATTCATTTCGCATATTGTGAAGATAATGGCGGATTTAAACCATTAAACGGCAATTACGGTATATTATTTGCAGATGCTGATATTAATGAGAAGAATGTAATTCAGGAAAAAGGACTCATAAATCCCTGTCTGTTTGCAACCCCTGACGGAACTTTTGGTATCACAGCCATCAGGGTTGCTTCGGAAGGAAGGGAGGATGCAGAGAGTAAAGGTCAAATTCTCTTATGGACTTCCAAGGATCTGATAAGCTTTCAGTGCCATGGACTGATAACGCTGAAGGAGAAAATATTTGTCAGGGAGCAGCAGTGCCGGTATAACCATGTAAAAGAAGCTTATGAAATACGATGGAGGGGAGAGGATGGGACCTGTTACAGAAATTATCTCACCAATCTAAGTGATACTTCCAGCATATCAGCGGCTGCATTAACAGAACCTTTCGTTATAGAATATCCCAAAACCTCCCTTGAACGTATTATTCCGGGGAATGTGCTGGAAGTGGAACTTTCGGTGGGAAGGGCCTTTTACAACAGGTGGGAACTCTTACATAATGTTGAGATGAAAGTTCCGGAAAGGGTACTTGTTTCTTCAAAGGAGCAGCTGGAGAGTATAACAGCAACGGCTGTATATTCAGATGGTTCGGCAGCAGAAAAAAAGGTGAATTGGAACTGCGGTACAGTAGATTTTTCAGTACCCGGTACTTACTGTGTGTCAGGGGAGGTAGTACAGGAAACCTATCCCTTTCCCATAGCTTCCGGCTATGCGGATCCAGTAATTTTAAACTGGAATGAAAAATATTATTACCTTGCAACGAATGATAACAGAGATGACATAGGTATGTTTGTCAGAGAGGGAAACAGCATCGCTGAGTTGTTTGCGCCTGGGTTTACGGAAGCAGTGATTCTGGATGTGGACGAAGAAAAAGATTTCATTCAGACCTTCTGGGCTCCTGAGTTTCATTTGATTGGGGGCGAGCTGTATATTCTATTTGCTGTAGGAGGGAAGGTTTGGGCACCTCAATGTCATATGATGAAGCTAAAAAAAGGTGGTAACATTATGAGGCGAGAGGATTGGGAAGAACCAATAAGGGTAAGAAGAGGGGATGGTTCCTTTCTTGCAGAAGATGGAATCACTCTGGATATGACTTATTTTAAAGCAGACGGAGTGTCCTGTCTTGTATGGTCTTACCGTCACGGAATCGGTACTCCGCTGGATACGGGTTCTATGCTTTATATTGCCGTAGTAGATGAGAAAAACCCGTCGGTCTTAATCAGCGAACCGGTCCTGTTGACCAGACCTCTTTACGGCTGGGAAAACATACAGGGAACGATTAACAATGAAGGACCCTATTCACTGGTAACAGAAGATACTGTCTATATCACCTACTCCGCTGGTTCCGCCAGCAGGTATACCTATGCTCTTGGGCTGCTTTCTATACCCAGAGGAAGCAATTATCTGGATGCAGGTGCATGGCTGAAAGCAACCACACCGGTACTTTCTTATTATACCGCCGGTGGCGTATACGGCCCCGGGCATAACTCCTTTTACAAAAATGCCAATAGTAATCTTATGATATTGTACCACGGCGTATCAGGAGTAGATAATCCAGGACCCAGAAGTACCGCAATGCATAGAGTGCATTGGAATAAGTCAGGGATTCCGGTGTTTAATCTGTCAGAAGAAAGGGATGTAGCCCCAGGACTTAAGAGGGTTGAGACAGAGATAATTGTAAGTTTATAA
- a CDS encoding right-handed parallel beta-helix repeat-containing protein, giving the protein MNKAGKVLASYDYKCVQITQIGASMDITALLPDGKEFISWEVSQEYEKELHVNCRHSNASDENDGSLEYPFKTINEAARKAVPGTRIWIHGGEYRECVRPLRGGTGTEHMISYEAFGDGEVIIKASERATHFEKSTGWRVSVSFTEKIKEEVQIWQTRLNPEDFKGYNPFCAVNILHDRLFIEYDKTDMTPYLNRRGMIFCDGKPLKQVALYHQMSDQEGSYWVEANGQTVHFRLPGDEEPFGHLIEVTCREQCFAPEVPFLSYIKVKGLVCAHAAMGAPVPQRGAISCYRGHHWLIEDCEIRWSNAVGIDIGNECWHHDRIEGQLIGYSIIRGCRIFDVGVCGIAGLFAENYLIEDNLIEGTGWQKMELSWEAGAIKAHNSVGSLIRRNIFKRTYRADHLWLDCGNENNRITQNLFLDGIEQREAIFIECTRDGVNLIDNNIFWNIEGRFDAGKIQKKPGSSGWYNMVEDDTVNGYAIYGEGTDHLYIANNLIGKCRGAGYFAKTVSFRMGGLLRGGTSRDTRLFQNIFYDCREAAITLPTEKNEVEGNLYVKQTGGYLRVMYPAPESCLDLPAWKEFYGFDLKGQEGWFEIQVDTDNYTLEFLEAETIPVSFGNQMEKHRFLYDPSGVEKNIKDRLVAGDFYGYETEPERVPGPFRELVIGKKYGIDPRRFSDSTD; this is encoded by the coding sequence TTGAATAAAGCAGGAAAAGTCCTTGCTTCTTATGATTATAAATGTGTTCAAATAACACAGATTGGAGCCAGTATGGATATAACGGCATTATTACCTGATGGTAAAGAATTCATTTCCTGGGAAGTATCTCAGGAATATGAGAAAGAGTTACATGTAAATTGCAGGCATTCCAATGCATCGGATGAAAATGATGGAAGTTTGGAATATCCTTTTAAAACGATAAATGAAGCAGCAAGAAAAGCAGTTCCCGGGACTCGCATCTGGATTCATGGCGGAGAATATAGGGAATGTGTACGACCTCTCAGAGGAGGAACCGGTACAGAACATATGATTAGTTATGAAGCCTTTGGAGACGGTGAGGTGATTATAAAAGCCTCCGAAAGAGCCACTCATTTTGAAAAGAGCACCGGCTGGCGGGTAAGTGTTTCCTTTACCGAGAAAATAAAGGAAGAGGTACAGATATGGCAGACCAGGTTAAACCCAGAGGATTTTAAAGGCTATAATCCCTTTTGTGCAGTTAATATTCTTCATGACAGACTATTTATAGAATATGATAAAACCGATATGACACCTTATTTGAACCGGAGGGGAATGATCTTTTGTGATGGAAAGCCATTAAAGCAAGTTGCGCTCTATCATCAGATGTCAGACCAGGAGGGGTCTTACTGGGTGGAAGCGAACGGGCAAACAGTGCATTTTCGTCTGCCAGGTGATGAGGAACCCTTCGGGCACCTGATAGAAGTAACCTGCAGAGAGCAATGTTTTGCACCGGAGGTGCCATTTCTTTCTTATATCAAGGTAAAAGGGCTGGTGTGTGCCCATGCCGCCATGGGAGCACCTGTTCCTCAGCGAGGTGCTATTTCCTGTTACCGGGGACATCACTGGTTAATTGAAGATTGTGAAATCCGGTGGTCTAATGCGGTAGGTATTGACATTGGAAATGAATGCTGGCATCATGACAGAATAGAGGGTCAGCTTATCGGATACAGCATTATACGAGGTTGCAGAATCTTTGACGTGGGAGTATGCGGTATTGCCGGACTTTTTGCAGAGAATTATTTAATTGAAGACAACCTGATTGAGGGAACCGGCTGGCAGAAGATGGAGCTCTCCTGGGAAGCAGGGGCAATAAAAGCTCATAACAGCGTTGGAAGCCTGATTCGGAGAAATATATTTAAGAGAACATATCGTGCTGATCATTTATGGCTGGATTGTGGAAATGAAAACAACAGAATTACACAGAATCTCTTTTTAGATGGGATAGAACAAAGAGAAGCAATCTTTATTGAATGCACCAGAGATGGAGTAAATCTGATAGATAATAATATATTCTGGAATATAGAAGGACGGTTTGATGCAGGAAAGATACAAAAAAAACCTGGTTCTTCCGGATGGTATAATATGGTAGAGGATGATACAGTCAATGGTTATGCCATCTATGGGGAAGGGACGGATCATCTTTATATTGCGAATAACCTGATAGGAAAATGCAGAGGTGCCGGGTACTTTGCCAAAACAGTATCCTTTCGCATGGGTGGACTTCTTCGGGGAGGCACCTCTAGAGATACCAGGCTTTTTCAGAATATTTTTTACGATTGCAGGGAAGCCGCCATTACCCTCCCCACTGAAAAAAATGAGGTGGAAGGCAATCTCTATGTGAAGCAGACAGGAGGGTATTTACGGGTTATGTATCCTGCACCTGAGTCATGCCTGGATCTTCCTGCCTGGAAAGAATTCTATGGTTTTGACCTGAAAGGGCAGGAAGGATGGTTTGAGATTCAGGTGGATACAGATAATTATACCCTTGAGTTTCTGGAAGCAGAGACCATACCTGTAAGCTTTGGAAATCAAATGGAAAAGCACCGCTTTCTATATGATCCATCCGGTGTGGAAAAGAATATAAAGGACAGACTGGTTGCAGGAGATTTTTATGGATATGAAACGGAACCGGAAAGGGTACCGGGTCCTTTTAGAGAACTGGTAATCGGAAAGAAATATGGTATTGATCCAAGAAGATTTTCTGATAGTACAGATTAA
- a CDS encoding type 2 periplasmic-binding domain-containing protein gives MKGNKIMALLLILALVTTLAGCSGSSGKKETNAGKNTATPTADGAASGGDTAKGESPYADPMTIDIYDVAANYQGTQTGWFQKVVKDRFNIDLNIIAPQVAGESIYQARASAGNLGDIILLDSTDFADCVKSGLIKDIGEGIKDCTNIMGYKDQIDVFNKGLPGNDKGITYGIPAQMTNTSPTSYSQDVIYSSPMLRWDLYKDIGSPDIADLDGLLDALEAMVKAHPTNPDGDPAYAMSLWPDWDGGDGMMGIANVVQLTTWYGEKIKGSVILKPDGSFTPLTDKSASYYKMLQFLNKAYQRGIVDPDSGTQDWNAAQAKMSAGQVYLMWYSWQTGFWNTQDRLKGGNAFIYVPVKDQKYYADSDTYYGSGRVFGIGSKVDDAKYKRILAFLDWYASPEGLTFEHDGIKDFNYTVGADGKHTLINDNALMDNLPVPAEWGGGGYQDGNNAINQWIVDSISTDPSTGEPYNTNYWSTYKAATMTEMKKEWQTKFNATEPVDYMKKNNVLLVSPNVSVSLPSDSNDIAVVRSQCNTTLNDYSWKMIFAGSQKEFDSMWDEMSKQMDGFGFQDLVTFDKDKYQTELNAKNAVK, from the coding sequence ATGAAGGGTAACAAAATTATGGCATTGCTGCTGATATTGGCACTGGTAACAACCCTGGCAGGTTGTTCCGGTTCCTCCGGCAAGAAAGAAACAAATGCAGGTAAAAATACGGCAACACCAACTGCGGACGGCGCTGCATCCGGAGGAGATACAGCAAAGGGGGAAAGTCCTTATGCTGATCCTATGACCATTGATATTTATGATGTGGCAGCAAATTACCAGGGAACCCAGACCGGCTGGTTCCAAAAGGTAGTAAAGGACAGATTTAATATTGACCTTAATATTATTGCACCGCAGGTAGCTGGTGAATCCATCTACCAGGCAAGAGCCAGTGCGGGAAATCTGGGTGATATTATACTGTTAGACAGCACGGATTTTGCAGATTGTGTAAAGAGCGGACTGATAAAGGATATCGGAGAGGGTATTAAGGATTGTACCAATATTATGGGCTATAAGGATCAGATTGATGTCTTTAATAAAGGGCTGCCCGGTAATGATAAAGGCATTACCTATGGTATACCGGCACAGATGACAAATACTTCACCCACTTCCTATTCTCAGGATGTCATTTATTCCAGTCCTATGCTTCGCTGGGATTTATATAAAGACATCGGTAGTCCTGACATTGCTGATCTGGATGGACTTTTGGATGCTCTGGAGGCGATGGTGAAGGCACATCCTACCAATCCTGATGGCGATCCTGCCTATGCGATGTCACTCTGGCCTGATTGGGACGGAGGCGATGGCATGATGGGTATTGCCAATGTAGTACAGCTGACAACCTGGTATGGCGAAAAAATCAAAGGCTCTGTAATTCTAAAGCCCGATGGAAGTTTTACCCCCCTGACGGATAAAAGTGCATCCTATTATAAAATGCTTCAGTTCTTAAACAAGGCTTATCAGAGAGGAATTGTTGACCCTGATTCCGGTACTCAGGATTGGAATGCAGCACAGGCTAAGATGTCTGCAGGGCAAGTATATCTGATGTGGTATAGCTGGCAGACAGGTTTTTGGAATACCCAGGACAGATTAAAGGGTGGTAATGCATTTATTTATGTACCGGTAAAAGATCAGAAATATTATGCAGACTCTGATACTTATTATGGCAGCGGACGCGTATTTGGTATCGGTTCCAAAGTTGATGATGCCAAATACAAGAGAATTCTTGCATTCCTTGACTGGTATGCCAGTCCGGAAGGCCTTACCTTTGAACATGATGGAATAAAAGATTTTAATTACACAGTTGGTGCTGACGGAAAGCACACACTGATTAACGATAATGCTTTAATGGATAATCTTCCTGTTCCTGCTGAATGGGGCGGCGGCGGTTATCAGGATGGTAACAATGCAATTAATCAATGGATTGTAGACTCTATCAGCACCGATCCTTCTACCGGTGAGCCATATAACACGAATTATTGGAGCACTTACAAGGCGGCTACAATGACAGAGATGAAGAAAGAGTGGCAGACAAAATTCAATGCTACCGAACCTGTTGATTATATGAAGAAGAATAATGTTTTATTGGTAAGCCCCAATGTCAGTGTATCACTTCCCAGTGACAGCAATGATATAGCGGTAGTACGCAGCCAATGCAACACAACACTGAATGACTATTCCTGGAAGATGATTTTTGCCGGAAGCCAGAAAGAGTTTGATTCTATGTGGGATGAGATGTCTAAACAGATGGACGGCTTTGGTTTCCAAGATCTGGTGACCTTTGATAAAGATAAATATCAGACAGAATTGAACGCTAAGAATGCAGTAAAATAA
- a CDS encoding carbohydrate ABC transporter permease — protein MDEKQPKYKKKKMKTSLGDKILSTVTYIIYTFFAFVCVYPFYYIFINTISANNLSERGKILFWPQGLHFTNYVNVLKIPGLFQALKVSVARTVLGTALTVIIAAFLGYMFTRDTLWKRKFWYRFVVATMYFNAGIIPWFITMKNLGLTNNFWAYIFPVAVSPFYIVLCKTFVESIPKELQDAAEIDGAGTLRIFRSIILPVIKPILATVAIFTAVSQWNSFQDTLLLVTDSKLYTLQFTLYQYINQASSLKALVNSSTSSANMAASLASAQTATSIRMTVTIIVVTPIILVYPFFQRFFVKGIMIGAVKG, from the coding sequence ATGGATGAAAAACAACCTAAATATAAGAAAAAGAAAATGAAAACCAGTTTAGGAGATAAGATCCTGAGTACGGTTACCTATATAATTTACACATTCTTTGCTTTTGTTTGTGTCTACCCTTTTTACTATATTTTTATTAATACCATCAGTGCCAATAATCTAAGTGAGAGGGGAAAGATTCTGTTCTGGCCTCAAGGCCTGCATTTTACGAATTACGTAAATGTACTTAAGATTCCGGGTCTCTTCCAGGCTTTGAAGGTATCTGTTGCCAGAACGGTATTAGGTACGGCTCTGACAGTAATTATTGCAGCCTTTTTGGGATATATGTTCACAAGAGATACATTATGGAAAAGGAAGTTTTGGTACCGTTTTGTGGTGGCTACCATGTACTTTAATGCAGGAATTATTCCCTGGTTCATTACTATGAAAAATCTTGGACTTACCAATAATTTTTGGGCCTATATTTTTCCCGTGGCGGTTTCACCTTTTTACATAGTGCTGTGTAAAACCTTTGTAGAATCCATACCCAAGGAGCTGCAGGATGCCGCGGAAATAGATGGTGCCGGGACTTTAAGAATATTCAGGAGTATAATACTGCCGGTTATTAAACCGATTCTGGCCACTGTAGCTATATTTACAGCAGTCAGTCAATGGAATTCTTTTCAGGATACCCTGTTGTTAGTAACCGACAGCAAATTATATACCCTGCAGTTTACCCTGTACCAGTATATTAATCAGGCCAGTTCTCTAAAGGCTTTAGTTAATAGCAGCACCTCATCTGCAAATATGGCGGCAAGCCTTGCCAGTGCACAGACAGCCACCTCTATACGTATGACGGTAACCATCATCGTAGTAACACCTATCATCCTCGTCTATCCCTTCTTTCAGAGATTTTTTGTAAAAGGGATTATGATAGGTGCCGTAAAGGGATGA
- a CDS encoding ABC transporter permease subunit: MKLLSDRKKLRSLKEFLYIVPFLVLVAVFSYYPLYGWVYAFFDYKPPFPLSMDQFVGFKWFKSMLGNSVKVEQLIKVMRNTFAISGLSLLFSWFPMIFAVFLNEIKFKPFKKFVQTATTLPNFISWVLVYSIAYCVLNSNGVVNSVLTGLGIIDKPELFLQSSSHVWLKMWLWLTWKNAGWAAIMYIAAISGIDEQMNEAAKVDGASRLQVIWHITIPSILPTYFVLVMLNLANFLSNGMEQFFVFQNAFNKEYIQVLDLYVYNLALGGGGYSLSTAISILKSVVSILLLGVTNRVSKLVRGEGFI; the protein is encoded by the coding sequence ATGAAGCTATTATCTGACAGAAAAAAGCTGCGATCCTTAAAGGAGTTTTTGTATATTGTTCCGTTTCTGGTTTTAGTTGCTGTTTTTTCCTATTACCCGTTGTACGGTTGGGTTTATGCTTTTTTTGATTATAAACCTCCCTTTCCGTTAAGTATGGATCAGTTCGTAGGTTTTAAATGGTTTAAATCCATGCTTGGAAACAGTGTAAAAGTTGAGCAGCTTATAAAAGTTATGCGGAATACCTTTGCTATCAGTGGTTTAAGTCTTTTGTTTTCATGGTTTCCCATGATTTTTGCCGTATTTCTGAATGAGATAAAATTTAAACCTTTTAAGAAATTTGTGCAGACAGCTACGACGCTTCCGAATTTTATCAGCTGGGTCCTGGTATATTCCATTGCTTATTGTGTGCTGAATAGTAATGGTGTTGTGAACTCTGTTTTAACAGGGTTGGGTATTATTGATAAGCCGGAGCTTTTCTTACAATCCTCCAGCCATGTATGGCTTAAAATGTGGCTATGGCTGACTTGGAAGAATGCGGGATGGGCCGCTATTATGTATATTGCAGCCATCAGCGGTATTGATGAGCAGATGAATGAAGCAGCCAAAGTGGATGGAGCGTCCAGACTCCAGGTTATCTGGCATATTACTATCCCCAGTATTCTTCCCACCTATTTTGTACTGGTAATGCTGAACCTGGCTAATTTCCTATCCAATGGTATGGAACAGTTTTTTGTCTTCCAAAATGCCTTCAACAAGGAATATATACAGGTACTGGATTTATATGTATACAATCTGGCTCTGGGGGGCGGAGGGTATTCCCTTTCAACTGCTATCAGTATCCTGAAAAGTGTAGTCAGCATACTGCTGCTTGGTGTAACAAACCGTGTATCAAAGCTTGTCAGGGGCGAAGGCTTTATCTAA